In Kordia antarctica, the following proteins share a genomic window:
- a CDS encoding cysteine desulfurase family protein codes for MKNVYFDSAATTQIRPEVVDRIKVALEENYGNPSSTHSFGRSSKTLIETARKTIAKYLNASPQEIIFTSGGTEADNMVLRCSVRDLGVTTIITSPIEHHAVLHTVEQLRVESDIKVAYVKLQPCGTPNYDDLEALLKADNSKKLVSLMHVNNEIGNILDVDKVAAICKEYGALFHSDSVQSIGHYEWDVQKTSVDFLAAAAHKFHGPKGIGFTFIRKDSGLKPLIFGGSQERGFRAGTEAVHNVAGLEEAFRLAYDNLEEERSYVEGLKIYFMSALKKVIPEVKFNGNCHETTKSTYTLVNVCLPFDQQKALMLLFHMDLKGISCSKGSACQSGSSKGSHVLRAILSDEDLEKPSLRFSFSKFNTKEEIDYLIQVLHEYANS; via the coding sequence ATGAAGAACGTATATTTTGACAGTGCCGCGACAACACAAATTCGACCAGAAGTTGTAGATCGCATCAAAGTTGCATTAGAAGAGAATTATGGAAATCCATCTTCAACGCATAGTTTCGGACGATCGTCCAAAACGTTAATAGAAACGGCACGTAAAACTATTGCTAAATATTTAAACGCTTCGCCACAGGAAATTATATTCACTTCAGGTGGAACCGAAGCCGATAACATGGTATTGCGTTGCTCTGTGCGTGATTTAGGTGTAACCACTATTATTACGTCGCCAATAGAACATCATGCAGTATTACATACCGTAGAGCAATTGCGTGTGGAAAGCGATATAAAAGTTGCGTACGTAAAATTACAACCGTGCGGAACGCCAAATTATGACGATTTAGAAGCCTTGTTAAAAGCGGATAACTCTAAGAAATTAGTAAGTTTAATGCATGTAAACAACGAAATAGGAAACATATTAGATGTTGACAAAGTTGCAGCTATCTGTAAAGAATATGGCGCTTTATTTCATTCAGATTCGGTGCAATCTATTGGACATTATGAATGGGACGTTCAAAAAACTTCCGTAGATTTCTTAGCTGCTGCCGCACATAAATTTCATGGACCAAAAGGAATTGGTTTTACTTTCATTCGAAAAGATTCAGGTTTAAAACCATTAATCTTTGGCGGATCGCAAGAACGTGGATTTAGAGCAGGAACGGAAGCTGTACACAACGTTGCTGGTTTAGAAGAAGCATTTCGTTTGGCATATGACAACTTAGAAGAAGAAAGAAGTTATGTAGAAGGTTTGAAAATATACTTCATGTCAGCACTTAAAAAAGTGATACCAGAAGTAAAATTTAACGGAAACTGTCATGAAACTACAAAAAGCACATACACATTAGTAAATGTTTGTTTGCCATTTGACCAACAAAAAGCGTTAATGTTATTATTTCATATGGACTTAAAAGGAATTTCGTGTTCCAAAGGAAGTGCTTGTCAATCAGGAAGTAGCAAAGGTTCACATGTATTAAGAGCCATTTTAAGTGATGAAGATTTAGAAAAGCCTTCATTGCGTTTCTCGTTCTCAAAATTCAACACAAAAGAAGAAATCGATTATCTCATACAAGTATTGCACGAATACGCAAATTCGTAA
- a CDS encoding Smr/MutS family protein, which produces MKFQVGDQVETIDDVIKGVIASIQGKTIAIDTDEGFSLSFEASELVKIGSDEISNELSYQKIHSAIQEKEVSKKPKRVVEKSRKDRSETAAMEVDLHIHQLTNAHKGMSNYDMLELQTDTAKRQLEFAMRKRIPKVVFIHGVGEGVLKEELAYLFRQYDNVKYYDANYQKYGLGATEVYIFQNPGN; this is translated from the coding sequence ATGAAATTTCAAGTAGGAGATCAAGTAGAAACGATTGATGATGTTATTAAAGGAGTTATAGCGTCTATTCAAGGGAAAACAATTGCTATTGACACGGATGAAGGTTTTTCGCTGTCATTTGAAGCTTCTGAATTGGTGAAAATAGGATCCGACGAAATCAGCAATGAGTTATCATATCAAAAAATACATAGTGCTATTCAGGAAAAAGAAGTTTCCAAAAAGCCAAAGCGTGTTGTAGAAAAATCTAGAAAAGACCGTTCAGAAACTGCAGCAATGGAAGTTGATTTGCACATTCATCAATTGACAAATGCACATAAAGGAATGAGCAATTATGATATGTTGGAATTACAAACCGATACTGCAAAGCGACAATTAGAATTTGCGATGCGCAAGCGGATTCCTAAAGTAGTTTTTATTCATGGAGTTGGTGAAGGTGTGCTGAAGGAAGAATTGGCGTATTTATTTCGTCAGTACGACAATGTAAAATATTATGACGCTAACTACCAAAAATATGGATTAGGCGCCACGGAAGTTTATATTTTTCAAAATCCTGGAAATTAA
- a CDS encoding DUF2752 domain-containing protein: MANLILFTYVSLEDFMLPCFTKQYFGIDCFGCGIQRSLALILRGEFMEAFKMYPAIYTLLLFFGIIGVNIFYKFNYAQKLIRNLAIINAIIIAISFINKYIN, from the coding sequence GTGGCTAATTTAATACTTTTTACGTATGTAAGTCTCGAAGATTTTATGCTTCCTTGCTTTACGAAGCAGTATTTCGGCATTGATTGTTTTGGTTGCGGCATACAACGTTCGCTGGCGTTGATTTTAAGAGGCGAGTTTATGGAAGCTTTTAAAATGTATCCAGCAATTTATACATTACTCCTCTTTTTTGGAATTATTGGTGTAAATATTTTTTATAAATTCAATTACGCACAAAAACTGATTCGTAATTTAGCCATTATCAATGCGATCATTATTGCGATTAGTTTTATTAACAAGTATATAAATTAA
- a CDS encoding CCC motif membrane protein, whose amino-acid sequence MESRNLPNATLIVVLGALSIVGCCFYNVGLIIGLVALYLAMNAAKLYKADPQAYDNYSTVNIGKILAIIGIVINVIGLLFLIWAISTFGWEVVQDNEEFKMQVQEYFGQ is encoded by the coding sequence ATGGAATCTAGAAATTTACCAAATGCTACGCTTATTGTTGTTTTAGGCGCATTATCTATTGTTGGCTGTTGCTTTTATAACGTGGGACTTATTATTGGTTTGGTTGCGTTGTATTTAGCAATGAATGCTGCAAAATTATACAAAGCTGATCCGCAGGCATACGATAATTATTCAACAGTTAATATTGGTAAAATATTAGCTATTATTGGGATTGTAATCAATGTAATTGGTCTATTATTTTTAATATGGGCAATTAGTACGTTTGGATGGGAAGTAGTCCAAGATAATGAAGAGTTCAAAATGCAAGTTCAAGAGTATTTCGGTCAGTAA
- a CDS encoding DUF5362 family protein — protein MELKQQDDSVFDNFELRLNENSKNFLRETAKWAFILSIVGFIMIGIFVFVAVLFIVMSSALSSNVSPFAQSGLGTEYISIVYLVMALLYFFPVFYLYKFSRKMKSALIEKNTEDLTAAFSNLKSHYKFIGITMLIVIGIYVLIFAFALIGILI, from the coding sequence ATGGAATTGAAACAACAAGACGACTCAGTATTTGATAATTTCGAATTGCGATTGAATGAAAATTCGAAGAATTTTTTGCGCGAAACCGCAAAATGGGCTTTTATCCTATCAATTGTAGGATTTATAATGATAGGAATTTTTGTTTTTGTAGCGGTACTTTTCATCGTGATGTCATCTGCGCTTAGTAGCAATGTCAGTCCGTTTGCACAAAGTGGATTAGGCACAGAATATATTTCGATCGTATATCTTGTGATGGCACTATTATATTTTTTTCCAGTATTTTATCTTTACAAATTTTCAAGAAAAATGAAATCTGCATTGATCGAAAAAAATACGGAAGATTTAACAGCTGCTTTCTCAAACTTAAAATCGCACTATAAATTCATCGGAATTACAATGTTAATTGTGATTGGAATATATGTATTAATCTTTGCTTTTGCATTAATTGGCATACTCATATAG